From the Chiroxiphia lanceolata isolate bChiLan1 chromosome 13, bChiLan1.pri, whole genome shotgun sequence genome, one window contains:
- the TERB1 gene encoding telomere repeats-binding bouquet formation protein 1 isoform X4: protein MLQKTRPRTGTEIQPKMDPEKVQKNQCDMKTDLNLLLECLKYQMDCPLSQKEALITIYSICQQNSEASEYFREIGGLMFINDLAKSSAHGIVKEAALFTLGIIIESNVYCQQTLCTSALFEDLILFLINKDSGVNLKRMSVYVILVLVSNNKNGQTYVRDTGCISLLLQLFRTTLARCEMELSDAHTEQRYQLWSSVCSALCACVNNPQNEDNQNICCSVFPYAREWLESCTEPDIVRPICSFVGLTVANNSYVQKYFVSIGGLDTLAKVLLELMHDSCLSHSGTKLAVVVTKTLDACIANNSAMGVVLAKYHTVAELLKLLCNETLNTGEKISIILTIGHCTEVCEENQCELLQNNGLPLMIQVLTESQDEELIKAATFVLQNCKQMTEQLSLKINDNSLSVSNEEELDVQVRKRSLQDYWKKANEILHRINLIEQEHAEEGLQGGVLVDGSSNPANSEALKSHEVNPAGPKMYLERAHKEDHTPQLTLKLDGQVLAPAVNCPPRKSETVNTRDAASAGQSGQSNIPCSGNGLQTDRTLQSHSGNDKTAYVKNQSVPLASEQLFRPPAEPVRNRTQTCTADQNSSYSEITRKHKSTSVTSSSHKMADLRCSGCAAGGLSFNSKTFTKMLQSCQHRCDHHRVILEAEERYRAELRQAAARNSSTHRTRDKTMLAPVRKDRLHTEISTFRSKKDSFQSILLTPSRKSKPNTSNRDEHHKNIRWTGNYNLTPTYEKSSQKTQDANLKRQGVKEMCSQKCQHFQENCIHALEKDEKGRTSVDLSKKYYRLQKQMQKNPKDHQ from the exons ATGTTGCAAAAAACCAGACCCAG AACAGGAACAGAGATACAACCAAAAATGGACCCTGAAAAGGTGCAGAAGAATCAGTGTG ATATGAAAACAGATCTGAACTTACTGCTTGAATGCCTTAAATATCAGATGGACTGCCCTCTGTCTCAGAAGGAAGCTTTGATCACTATTTACTCAATTTGTCAACAAAACa GTGAAGCAAGTGAATATTTTCGAGAAATTGGTGGTTTGATGTTTATAAATGACCTTGCCAAATCAAGTGCTCATGGCATAGTAAAGGAAGCAGCTTTGTTTACACTGGGGATTATTATAGAGAGTAATG tgtattGTCAACAGACTTTGTGTACTTCTGCATTGTTTGAAGacctcattttatttttaattaataaggATTCTGGTGTGAACTTGAAAAGAATGTCTGTTTATGTCATCTTAGTACTGGTTTCAAATAATA AAAACGGGCAAACCTATGTCAGAGACACGGGCTGCAtcagcctgctgctgcagctcttcag AACAACCCTGGCCCGCTGTGAGATGGAGCTGTCGGATGCGCACACGGAGCAGCGTTACCAGCTGTGGAGCTCGGTGTGCAGCGCCCTCTGTGCCTGTGTCAACAACCCCCAGAACG AAGACAATCAGAACATTTGCTGTTCAGTTTTCCCGTATGCCAGGGAGTGGCTCGAGAGTTGCACAGAGCCTGACATAGTTCGGCCCATTTGTTCATTTGTTGGTCTCACAGTTGCAAATAACT catatgtgcagaaatattttgtttctattgGAGGATTGGATACATTAGCTAAAGTTCTCCTCGAGCTTATGCATGATTCTTGTTTGAGCCACTCTGGCACAAAACTTGCAGTAGTAGTAACCAAGACTCTGGATGCCTGCATTGCAAATAACT CTGCCATGGGGGTTGTCTTGGCAAAGTATCACACcgtggcagagctgctgaagcTGCTGTGCAACGAGACACtgaacacaggagaaaaaatcAGCATTATTCTGACAATTGGACACTGTACTGAAGTTTGTG aagaaaaccaGTGTGAACTGCTTCAGAACAATGGCCTTCCACTTATGATTCAGGTATTAACAGAATCTCAGGATGAGGAACTGATCAAAGCTGCTACTTTTGTGCTGCAAAACTGCAAACAGATGA cTGAACAATtgtctctgaaaataaatgataatTCATTAAGTGTGAGCAATGAAGAAGAATTGGATGTGCAAGTCAGGAAAAGAAGTCTACAAGACtactggaagaaagcaaatgaaattttacACAGAATAAACTTGATTGAACAAGAACATGCTGAG GAAGGACTGCAAGGAGGAGTGCTTGTGGATGGATCCTCAAATCCAGCCAATTCTGAAGCATTGAAATCCCATGAGGTGAATCCTGCTGGTCCAAAAATGTACCTAGAAAGAGCACATAAAGAAGATCATACCCCACAGTTGACCTTGAAGTTGGATGGTCAGGTTCTTGCTCCAGCTGTAAATTGTCCTCCAAGAAAAAGTGAAACAGTCAACACCAgagatgcagcttctgctggaCAGAGTGGGCAGAGCAATATTCCATGCTCAGGGAATGGACTGCAAACAGACAGAACACTGCAAAGTCACAGTGGGAATGACAAAACTGCTTATGTAAAAAATCAGTCTGTTCCTCTAGCAAG TGAACAGTTATTTCGACCACCAGCAGAGCCTGTTAGAAATAGGACACAGACATGCACAGCAG ATCAAAATTCATCCTACTCAGAGATAACCAGGAAACACAAAAGTACTTCAGTGACATCTTCATCCCATAAAATGGCAGATTTAAGGTGTTCAG GTTGTGCAGCAGGAGGACTGTCCTTCAACAGTAAAACCTTCACCAAGATGTTACAAAGTTGTCAGCACCGGTGCGACCATCACAGGGTCATCCTGGAAGCCGAGGAGCGATACAGGGCGGAGCTTCGCCAGGCGGCTGCTCGGaacagcagcacccacaggacCCGCGACA AAACAATGCTGGCCCCAGTGAGGAAAGACAGGCTGCACACAGAAATATCAACATTTAGGAGCAAAAAGGATAGTTTCCAAA GTATTCTTTTGACTCCAAGTAGAAAAAGCAAGCCTAATACTTCCAACAGAGATGaacatcataaaaatattaGGTGGACTGGCAACTATAACTTGACACCTACCTATGAAAAGT CTTCACAAAAAACCCAGGATGCCAACTTGAAGAGACAAGGAGTCAAAGAAATGTGCAGCCAGAAATGTCAGCACTTCCAAGAAAATTGCATCCATGCACTTGAGAAAGATGAG
- the TERB1 gene encoding telomere repeats-binding bouquet formation protein 1 isoform X2: MGEIQIRTGTEIQPKMDPEKVQKNQCDMKTDLNLLLECLKYQMDCPLSQKEALITIYSICQQNSEASEYFREIGGLMFINDLAKSSAHGIVKEAALFTLGIIIESNVYCQQTLCTSALFEDLILFLINKDSGVNLKRMSVYVILVLVSNNKNGQTYVRDTGCISLLLQLFRTTLARCEMELSDAHTEQRYQLWSSVCSALCACVNNPQNEDNQNICCSVFPYAREWLESCTEPDIVRPICSFVGLTVANNSYVQKYFVSIGGLDTLAKVLLELMHDSCLSHSGTKLAVVVTKTLDACIANNSAMGVVLAKYHTVAELLKLLCNETLNTGEKISIILTIGHCTEVCEENQCELLQNNGLPLMIQVLTESQDEELIKAATFVLQNCKQMTEQLSLKINDNSLSVSNEEELDVQVRKRSLQDYWKKANEILHRINLIEQEHAEEGLQGGVLVDGSSNPANSEALKSHEVNPAGPKMYLERAHKEDHTPQLTLKLDGQVLAPAVNCPPRKSETVNTRDAASAGQSGQSNIPCSGNGLQTDRTLQSHSGNDKTAYVKNQSVPLASEQLFRPPAEPVRNRTQTCTADQNSSYSEITRKHKSTSVTSSSHKMADLRCSGCAAGGLSFNSKTFTKMLQSCQHRCDHHRVILEAEERYRAELRQAAARNSSTHRTRDKTMLAPVRKDRLHTEISTFRSKKDSFQSILLTPSRKSKPNTSNRDEHHKNIRWTGNYNLTPTYEKSSQKTQDANLKRQGVKEMCSQKCQHFQENCIHALEKDESNEICPLDMNTRTLNKRRRRTRKDFTTEEINCLLNGVKQMGNHWNLILWSYPFQKGRTSVDLSKKYYRLQKQMQKNPKDHQ, translated from the exons ATGGGGGAGATTCAGATTAG AACAGGAACAGAGATACAACCAAAAATGGACCCTGAAAAGGTGCAGAAGAATCAGTGTG ATATGAAAACAGATCTGAACTTACTGCTTGAATGCCTTAAATATCAGATGGACTGCCCTCTGTCTCAGAAGGAAGCTTTGATCACTATTTACTCAATTTGTCAACAAAACa GTGAAGCAAGTGAATATTTTCGAGAAATTGGTGGTTTGATGTTTATAAATGACCTTGCCAAATCAAGTGCTCATGGCATAGTAAAGGAAGCAGCTTTGTTTACACTGGGGATTATTATAGAGAGTAATG tgtattGTCAACAGACTTTGTGTACTTCTGCATTGTTTGAAGacctcattttatttttaattaataaggATTCTGGTGTGAACTTGAAAAGAATGTCTGTTTATGTCATCTTAGTACTGGTTTCAAATAATA AAAACGGGCAAACCTATGTCAGAGACACGGGCTGCAtcagcctgctgctgcagctcttcag AACAACCCTGGCCCGCTGTGAGATGGAGCTGTCGGATGCGCACACGGAGCAGCGTTACCAGCTGTGGAGCTCGGTGTGCAGCGCCCTCTGTGCCTGTGTCAACAACCCCCAGAACG AAGACAATCAGAACATTTGCTGTTCAGTTTTCCCGTATGCCAGGGAGTGGCTCGAGAGTTGCACAGAGCCTGACATAGTTCGGCCCATTTGTTCATTTGTTGGTCTCACAGTTGCAAATAACT catatgtgcagaaatattttgtttctattgGAGGATTGGATACATTAGCTAAAGTTCTCCTCGAGCTTATGCATGATTCTTGTTTGAGCCACTCTGGCACAAAACTTGCAGTAGTAGTAACCAAGACTCTGGATGCCTGCATTGCAAATAACT CTGCCATGGGGGTTGTCTTGGCAAAGTATCACACcgtggcagagctgctgaagcTGCTGTGCAACGAGACACtgaacacaggagaaaaaatcAGCATTATTCTGACAATTGGACACTGTACTGAAGTTTGTG aagaaaaccaGTGTGAACTGCTTCAGAACAATGGCCTTCCACTTATGATTCAGGTATTAACAGAATCTCAGGATGAGGAACTGATCAAAGCTGCTACTTTTGTGCTGCAAAACTGCAAACAGATGA cTGAACAATtgtctctgaaaataaatgataatTCATTAAGTGTGAGCAATGAAGAAGAATTGGATGTGCAAGTCAGGAAAAGAAGTCTACAAGACtactggaagaaagcaaatgaaattttacACAGAATAAACTTGATTGAACAAGAACATGCTGAG GAAGGACTGCAAGGAGGAGTGCTTGTGGATGGATCCTCAAATCCAGCCAATTCTGAAGCATTGAAATCCCATGAGGTGAATCCTGCTGGTCCAAAAATGTACCTAGAAAGAGCACATAAAGAAGATCATACCCCACAGTTGACCTTGAAGTTGGATGGTCAGGTTCTTGCTCCAGCTGTAAATTGTCCTCCAAGAAAAAGTGAAACAGTCAACACCAgagatgcagcttctgctggaCAGAGTGGGCAGAGCAATATTCCATGCTCAGGGAATGGACTGCAAACAGACAGAACACTGCAAAGTCACAGTGGGAATGACAAAACTGCTTATGTAAAAAATCAGTCTGTTCCTCTAGCAAG TGAACAGTTATTTCGACCACCAGCAGAGCCTGTTAGAAATAGGACACAGACATGCACAGCAG ATCAAAATTCATCCTACTCAGAGATAACCAGGAAACACAAAAGTACTTCAGTGACATCTTCATCCCATAAAATGGCAGATTTAAGGTGTTCAG GTTGTGCAGCAGGAGGACTGTCCTTCAACAGTAAAACCTTCACCAAGATGTTACAAAGTTGTCAGCACCGGTGCGACCATCACAGGGTCATCCTGGAAGCCGAGGAGCGATACAGGGCGGAGCTTCGCCAGGCGGCTGCTCGGaacagcagcacccacaggacCCGCGACA AAACAATGCTGGCCCCAGTGAGGAAAGACAGGCTGCACACAGAAATATCAACATTTAGGAGCAAAAAGGATAGTTTCCAAA GTATTCTTTTGACTCCAAGTAGAAAAAGCAAGCCTAATACTTCCAACAGAGATGaacatcataaaaatattaGGTGGACTGGCAACTATAACTTGACACCTACCTATGAAAAGT CTTCACAAAAAACCCAGGATGCCAACTTGAAGAGACAAGGAGTCAAAGAAATGTGCAGCCAGAAATGTCAGCACTTCCAAGAAAATTGCATCCATGCACTTGAGAAAGATGAG
- the TERB1 gene encoding telomere repeats-binding bouquet formation protein 1 isoform X3 — MDPEKVQKNQCDMKTDLNLLLECLKYQMDCPLSQKEALITIYSICQQNSEASEYFREIGGLMFINDLAKSSAHGIVKEAALFTLGIIIESNVYCQQTLCTSALFEDLILFLINKDSGVNLKRMSVYVILVLVSNNKNGQTYVRDTGCISLLLQLFRTTLARCEMELSDAHTEQRYQLWSSVCSALCACVNNPQNEDNQNICCSVFPYAREWLESCTEPDIVRPICSFVGLTVANNSYVQKYFVSIGGLDTLAKVLLELMHDSCLSHSGTKLAVVVTKTLDACIANNSAMGVVLAKYHTVAELLKLLCNETLNTGEKISIILTIGHCTEVCEENQCELLQNNGLPLMIQVLTESQDEELIKAATFVLQNCKQMTEQLSLKINDNSLSVSNEEELDVQVRKRSLQDYWKKANEILHRINLIEQEHAEEGLQGGVLVDGSSNPANSEALKSHEVNPAGPKMYLERAHKEDHTPQLTLKLDGQVLAPAVNCPPRKSETVNTRDAASAGQSGQSNIPCSGNGLQTDRTLQSHSGNDKTAYVKNQSVPLASEQLFRPPAEPVRNRTQTCTADQNSSYSEITRKHKSTSVTSSSHKMADLRCSGCAAGGLSFNSKTFTKMLQSCQHRCDHHRVILEAEERYRAELRQAAARNSSTHRTRDKTMLAPVRKDRLHTEISTFRSKKDSFQSILLTPSRKSKPNTSNRDEHHKNIRWTGNYNLTPTYEKSSQKTQDANLKRQGVKEMCSQKCQHFQENCIHALEKDESNEICPLDMNTRTLNKRRRRTRKDFTTEEINCLLNGVKQMGNHWNLILWSYPFQKGRTSVDLSKKYYRLQKQMQKNPKDHQ; from the exons ATGGACCCTGAAAAGGTGCAGAAGAATCAGTGTG ATATGAAAACAGATCTGAACTTACTGCTTGAATGCCTTAAATATCAGATGGACTGCCCTCTGTCTCAGAAGGAAGCTTTGATCACTATTTACTCAATTTGTCAACAAAACa GTGAAGCAAGTGAATATTTTCGAGAAATTGGTGGTTTGATGTTTATAAATGACCTTGCCAAATCAAGTGCTCATGGCATAGTAAAGGAAGCAGCTTTGTTTACACTGGGGATTATTATAGAGAGTAATG tgtattGTCAACAGACTTTGTGTACTTCTGCATTGTTTGAAGacctcattttatttttaattaataaggATTCTGGTGTGAACTTGAAAAGAATGTCTGTTTATGTCATCTTAGTACTGGTTTCAAATAATA AAAACGGGCAAACCTATGTCAGAGACACGGGCTGCAtcagcctgctgctgcagctcttcag AACAACCCTGGCCCGCTGTGAGATGGAGCTGTCGGATGCGCACACGGAGCAGCGTTACCAGCTGTGGAGCTCGGTGTGCAGCGCCCTCTGTGCCTGTGTCAACAACCCCCAGAACG AAGACAATCAGAACATTTGCTGTTCAGTTTTCCCGTATGCCAGGGAGTGGCTCGAGAGTTGCACAGAGCCTGACATAGTTCGGCCCATTTGTTCATTTGTTGGTCTCACAGTTGCAAATAACT catatgtgcagaaatattttgtttctattgGAGGATTGGATACATTAGCTAAAGTTCTCCTCGAGCTTATGCATGATTCTTGTTTGAGCCACTCTGGCACAAAACTTGCAGTAGTAGTAACCAAGACTCTGGATGCCTGCATTGCAAATAACT CTGCCATGGGGGTTGTCTTGGCAAAGTATCACACcgtggcagagctgctgaagcTGCTGTGCAACGAGACACtgaacacaggagaaaaaatcAGCATTATTCTGACAATTGGACACTGTACTGAAGTTTGTG aagaaaaccaGTGTGAACTGCTTCAGAACAATGGCCTTCCACTTATGATTCAGGTATTAACAGAATCTCAGGATGAGGAACTGATCAAAGCTGCTACTTTTGTGCTGCAAAACTGCAAACAGATGA cTGAACAATtgtctctgaaaataaatgataatTCATTAAGTGTGAGCAATGAAGAAGAATTGGATGTGCAAGTCAGGAAAAGAAGTCTACAAGACtactggaagaaagcaaatgaaattttacACAGAATAAACTTGATTGAACAAGAACATGCTGAG GAAGGACTGCAAGGAGGAGTGCTTGTGGATGGATCCTCAAATCCAGCCAATTCTGAAGCATTGAAATCCCATGAGGTGAATCCTGCTGGTCCAAAAATGTACCTAGAAAGAGCACATAAAGAAGATCATACCCCACAGTTGACCTTGAAGTTGGATGGTCAGGTTCTTGCTCCAGCTGTAAATTGTCCTCCAAGAAAAAGTGAAACAGTCAACACCAgagatgcagcttctgctggaCAGAGTGGGCAGAGCAATATTCCATGCTCAGGGAATGGACTGCAAACAGACAGAACACTGCAAAGTCACAGTGGGAATGACAAAACTGCTTATGTAAAAAATCAGTCTGTTCCTCTAGCAAG TGAACAGTTATTTCGACCACCAGCAGAGCCTGTTAGAAATAGGACACAGACATGCACAGCAG ATCAAAATTCATCCTACTCAGAGATAACCAGGAAACACAAAAGTACTTCAGTGACATCTTCATCCCATAAAATGGCAGATTTAAGGTGTTCAG GTTGTGCAGCAGGAGGACTGTCCTTCAACAGTAAAACCTTCACCAAGATGTTACAAAGTTGTCAGCACCGGTGCGACCATCACAGGGTCATCCTGGAAGCCGAGGAGCGATACAGGGCGGAGCTTCGCCAGGCGGCTGCTCGGaacagcagcacccacaggacCCGCGACA AAACAATGCTGGCCCCAGTGAGGAAAGACAGGCTGCACACAGAAATATCAACATTTAGGAGCAAAAAGGATAGTTTCCAAA GTATTCTTTTGACTCCAAGTAGAAAAAGCAAGCCTAATACTTCCAACAGAGATGaacatcataaaaatattaGGTGGACTGGCAACTATAACTTGACACCTACCTATGAAAAGT CTTCACAAAAAACCCAGGATGCCAACTTGAAGAGACAAGGAGTCAAAGAAATGTGCAGCCAGAAATGTCAGCACTTCCAAGAAAATTGCATCCATGCACTTGAGAAAGATGAG
- the TERB1 gene encoding telomere repeats-binding bouquet formation protein 1 isoform X1, whose translation MLQKTRPRTGTEIQPKMDPEKVQKNQCDMKTDLNLLLECLKYQMDCPLSQKEALITIYSICQQNSEASEYFREIGGLMFINDLAKSSAHGIVKEAALFTLGIIIESNVYCQQTLCTSALFEDLILFLINKDSGVNLKRMSVYVILVLVSNNKNGQTYVRDTGCISLLLQLFRTTLARCEMELSDAHTEQRYQLWSSVCSALCACVNNPQNEDNQNICCSVFPYAREWLESCTEPDIVRPICSFVGLTVANNSYVQKYFVSIGGLDTLAKVLLELMHDSCLSHSGTKLAVVVTKTLDACIANNSAMGVVLAKYHTVAELLKLLCNETLNTGEKISIILTIGHCTEVCEENQCELLQNNGLPLMIQVLTESQDEELIKAATFVLQNCKQMTEQLSLKINDNSLSVSNEEELDVQVRKRSLQDYWKKANEILHRINLIEQEHAEEGLQGGVLVDGSSNPANSEALKSHEVNPAGPKMYLERAHKEDHTPQLTLKLDGQVLAPAVNCPPRKSETVNTRDAASAGQSGQSNIPCSGNGLQTDRTLQSHSGNDKTAYVKNQSVPLASEQLFRPPAEPVRNRTQTCTADQNSSYSEITRKHKSTSVTSSSHKMADLRCSGCAAGGLSFNSKTFTKMLQSCQHRCDHHRVILEAEERYRAELRQAAARNSSTHRTRDKTMLAPVRKDRLHTEISTFRSKKDSFQSILLTPSRKSKPNTSNRDEHHKNIRWTGNYNLTPTYEKSSQKTQDANLKRQGVKEMCSQKCQHFQENCIHALEKDESNEICPLDMNTRTLNKRRRRTRKDFTTEEINCLLNGVKQMGNHWNLILWSYPFQKGRTSVDLSKKYYRLQKQMQKNPKDHQ comes from the exons ATGTTGCAAAAAACCAGACCCAG AACAGGAACAGAGATACAACCAAAAATGGACCCTGAAAAGGTGCAGAAGAATCAGTGTG ATATGAAAACAGATCTGAACTTACTGCTTGAATGCCTTAAATATCAGATGGACTGCCCTCTGTCTCAGAAGGAAGCTTTGATCACTATTTACTCAATTTGTCAACAAAACa GTGAAGCAAGTGAATATTTTCGAGAAATTGGTGGTTTGATGTTTATAAATGACCTTGCCAAATCAAGTGCTCATGGCATAGTAAAGGAAGCAGCTTTGTTTACACTGGGGATTATTATAGAGAGTAATG tgtattGTCAACAGACTTTGTGTACTTCTGCATTGTTTGAAGacctcattttatttttaattaataaggATTCTGGTGTGAACTTGAAAAGAATGTCTGTTTATGTCATCTTAGTACTGGTTTCAAATAATA AAAACGGGCAAACCTATGTCAGAGACACGGGCTGCAtcagcctgctgctgcagctcttcag AACAACCCTGGCCCGCTGTGAGATGGAGCTGTCGGATGCGCACACGGAGCAGCGTTACCAGCTGTGGAGCTCGGTGTGCAGCGCCCTCTGTGCCTGTGTCAACAACCCCCAGAACG AAGACAATCAGAACATTTGCTGTTCAGTTTTCCCGTATGCCAGGGAGTGGCTCGAGAGTTGCACAGAGCCTGACATAGTTCGGCCCATTTGTTCATTTGTTGGTCTCACAGTTGCAAATAACT catatgtgcagaaatattttgtttctattgGAGGATTGGATACATTAGCTAAAGTTCTCCTCGAGCTTATGCATGATTCTTGTTTGAGCCACTCTGGCACAAAACTTGCAGTAGTAGTAACCAAGACTCTGGATGCCTGCATTGCAAATAACT CTGCCATGGGGGTTGTCTTGGCAAAGTATCACACcgtggcagagctgctgaagcTGCTGTGCAACGAGACACtgaacacaggagaaaaaatcAGCATTATTCTGACAATTGGACACTGTACTGAAGTTTGTG aagaaaaccaGTGTGAACTGCTTCAGAACAATGGCCTTCCACTTATGATTCAGGTATTAACAGAATCTCAGGATGAGGAACTGATCAAAGCTGCTACTTTTGTGCTGCAAAACTGCAAACAGATGA cTGAACAATtgtctctgaaaataaatgataatTCATTAAGTGTGAGCAATGAAGAAGAATTGGATGTGCAAGTCAGGAAAAGAAGTCTACAAGACtactggaagaaagcaaatgaaattttacACAGAATAAACTTGATTGAACAAGAACATGCTGAG GAAGGACTGCAAGGAGGAGTGCTTGTGGATGGATCCTCAAATCCAGCCAATTCTGAAGCATTGAAATCCCATGAGGTGAATCCTGCTGGTCCAAAAATGTACCTAGAAAGAGCACATAAAGAAGATCATACCCCACAGTTGACCTTGAAGTTGGATGGTCAGGTTCTTGCTCCAGCTGTAAATTGTCCTCCAAGAAAAAGTGAAACAGTCAACACCAgagatgcagcttctgctggaCAGAGTGGGCAGAGCAATATTCCATGCTCAGGGAATGGACTGCAAACAGACAGAACACTGCAAAGTCACAGTGGGAATGACAAAACTGCTTATGTAAAAAATCAGTCTGTTCCTCTAGCAAG TGAACAGTTATTTCGACCACCAGCAGAGCCTGTTAGAAATAGGACACAGACATGCACAGCAG ATCAAAATTCATCCTACTCAGAGATAACCAGGAAACACAAAAGTACTTCAGTGACATCTTCATCCCATAAAATGGCAGATTTAAGGTGTTCAG GTTGTGCAGCAGGAGGACTGTCCTTCAACAGTAAAACCTTCACCAAGATGTTACAAAGTTGTCAGCACCGGTGCGACCATCACAGGGTCATCCTGGAAGCCGAGGAGCGATACAGGGCGGAGCTTCGCCAGGCGGCTGCTCGGaacagcagcacccacaggacCCGCGACA AAACAATGCTGGCCCCAGTGAGGAAAGACAGGCTGCACACAGAAATATCAACATTTAGGAGCAAAAAGGATAGTTTCCAAA GTATTCTTTTGACTCCAAGTAGAAAAAGCAAGCCTAATACTTCCAACAGAGATGaacatcataaaaatattaGGTGGACTGGCAACTATAACTTGACACCTACCTATGAAAAGT CTTCACAAAAAACCCAGGATGCCAACTTGAAGAGACAAGGAGTCAAAGAAATGTGCAGCCAGAAATGTCAGCACTTCCAAGAAAATTGCATCCATGCACTTGAGAAAGATGAG